From Nicotiana tabacum cultivar K326 chromosome 22, ASM71507v2, whole genome shotgun sequence, one genomic window encodes:
- the LOC107773601 gene encoding calnexin homolog 1-like precursor (The RefSeq protein has 10 substitutions compared to this genomic sequence): MEERSRRMWTRYALLLLAGCFVSQLYASSDVKFYESFDEAFDGRWIVSEKEEYNGVWKHAKSEGHDDHGLLVSEKARKYAIVKELDDVVDLKDGTVVLQYEVRLQDGLECGGAYLKYLRPQEAGWIPKEFNNESPYTIMFGPDRCGATNKVHFILKHKNPKSGEYIEHHLNFPPSVPSDKLTHVYTAVLKPDNELLILIDGEEKKNASFLSEDDFEPSLIPAQTIPDPEDKKPEDWDEREKIPDPDAKKPDDWDEDAPMEIEDEEAEKPEGWLDDEPEEIDDPEATKPEDWVDEEDGEWEAPKIDNPKCAEGPGCGEWRRPMKSNPAYKGKWHAPLIDNPNYKGIWKPRDIPNPNYFELDRPNFEPIAAIGIEIWTMQDGILFDNILIASDERVAESYRKTAWKPKFDAEKEKQKAEEATISGGLKGFQKVVFDLLYKVADIPLLGEHKSKVLDLLEKAETKPNLTVGVVISIVIVIFTVLLKLTFGGKKQQPARATGEPKKSDGAEASTSNSQGATEEKEEQNEDAAAAPRRRTRRDN, encoded by the exons ATGGAAGAGCGGAACCGGAGGATGTGGACGCAATATGCGTTGTTGCTATTGGCCGGTTGCTTCGTCTCTCAACTCTACGCCTCTTCAGATGTG AAATTTTACGAGTCATTCGATGAGGCATTTGATGGGCGTTGGATTGCGTCTGAGAAAGAGGACTATAATG GTGTGTGGAAACATGCCAAGAGTGAAGGACATGATGACCATGGGCTTCTTGTGAGTGAGAAGGCAAGGAAATATGCTATTGTTAAGGAGCTTGATGATGTTGTCGACCTCAAAGATGGAACTGTGGTTCTTCAATATGAAGTTCGCCTCCAGGATGGACTTGAATGTGGTGGTGCCTATCTTAAATACCTCCGGCCCCAGGAGGCAGGTTGGATTCCCAAGGAATTCAACAATGAGTCTCCCTATACTATAATGTTTGGACCAGATAAATGTGGAGCCACAAACAAGGTTCACTTCATCTTGAAACATAAGAATCCTAAGAGCGGGGAGTACATCGAGCACCACCTTAAGTTTCCACCATCTGTACCTTCTGACAAACTAACCCATGTTTACACTGCTGTGCTGAGACCGAACAATGAGTTGCTGATCTTGATTGATGGGGAAGAGAAGAAGAAGGCTAACTTTCTTTCAGAGGATGATTTTGAGCCATCTCTCATTCCTGCACAGACGATTCCAGATCCAGAAGATAAGAAGCCCGAGGACTGGGATGAGAGGGAAAAAATCCCAGACCCAGATGCTAAGAAACCAGATGATTGGGACGAGGATGCACCAATGGAGATTGAAGATGAGGAAGCTGAGAAGCCCGAGGGATGGTTGGATGACGAACCTGAAGAGATCGATGATCCTGAGGCAACAAAGCCTGAAGATTGGGTTGATGAGGAAGATGGTGAATGGGAGGCTCCAAAAATTGATAACCCGAAGTGTGCCGAGGGCCCTGGATGTGGGGAGTGGAGAAGACCAATGAAGAGCAATCCAGCTTACAAGGGAAAATGGCATGCTCCATTGATTGACAATCCCAATTACAAGGGTATTTGGAAGCCAAGGGATATTCCAAATCCTAACTATTTCGAACTCGACAGGCCGAATTTTGAGCCTATTGCAGCAATTGGCATTGAAATTTGGACAATGCAAGATGGTATTTTGTTTGACAATATCTTGATAGCCAGTGATGAGAGAGTTGCAGAATCATACAGGAAGACTGCATGGAAGCCCAAGTTTGATGCAGAGAAAGAGAAGCAGAAGGCTGAGGAAGCAACGATCTCTGGTGGGCTCAAAGGATTCCAG AAAGTGGTATTTGATCTTCTCTACAAGGTGGCTGACATCCCCTTGTTGGGTGAACACAAGTCCAAAGTGCTG GATCTTCTTGAGAAGGCTGAGACAAAGCCTAATCTCACAGTTGGTGTTGTCATTTCAATCGTAATTGTCATCTTCACAGTTCTCTTGAAACTCACCTTTGGTGGGAAGAAGCAGCAACCT GCAAGAGCTACTGGAGAGCCTAAGAAAAGTGATGGTGCCGAGGCATCAACTTCTAACAGTCAAGGAGCTACGGAGGAGAAAGAAGAGCAGAATGAGGATGCTGCTGCTGCTCCTCGTAGAAGGACTAGACGTGATAATTAG
- the LOC107773602 gene encoding uncharacterized protein LOC107773602 isoform X4 has translation MDSGKLGPKNCGEHLEQAKNSFPVCKCGFDMLDAGFFNDCKKLEIQKGAQNFNIPIIGSNRKLVATENGGLHNPSPLVFNSVWNAKEVKQGTGKFNYPVYSGIQRPKNDEDIAFMSILELGQLLKEKLITSAELTGIFLDRLQRYGPVLESVITITEELAYQQAKEADQLLSKGKYLGPLHGIPYGLKDIIAVPNYPTTWGSKSFKDQVLDLEAWVYKRLKSAGAVLVAKLVAGSLAYDDIWFGGRTRNPWNMEEFSTGSSAGPASCTSTGIVPFAIGSETVGSITYPAARCGVTALRPTFGAVGRTGVMSISESLDKLGPFCRSAADCAVVLDAILGKDPDDLSSRDIALVDPFSVDITKLTVGYLEDADKEVVNVLQSKGAKMVPFDLKYTVDIAQGIVNFTMDVDMLAHFDEWQRSNKDNEFEAENQWPLELRRARVITAVDYIQAQRARSKLIQEVRESFKVDAFIGDATDWEKVCVGNLVGMPVVVVPIGFKKIPNAPTDDTRRRTTITTGIYAPPDHDHVALALAMAYQSVTNHHKQRPPIDDIGPNDSIPNPPTSMIPARQLRGH, from the exons ATG GACAGTGGGAAGTTGGGTCCTAAAAACTGCGGGGAACACTTGGAACAGGCCAAAAATAGTTTTCCAGTATGTAAATGTGGATTTGATATGTTGGACGCTGGTTTTTTCAATGACTGTAAG AAGCTTGAAATTCAAAAGGGTGCACAAAATTTTAACATTCCTATAATCGGAAGCAATAGGAAGTTAGTCGCTACTGAAAATGGAGGTCTACATAACCCTTCTCCTTTGGTTTTCAATTCTGTATGGAATGCGAAAGAAGTAAAGCAAGGAACAGGCAAGTTCAATTACCCTGTATACTCTGGTATTCAAAGGCCAAAAAATGATGAGGATATTGCTTTTATGAGT ATTCTTGAACTTGGGCAACTTCTAAAGGAAAAATTAATTACATCAGCGGAGCTAACTGGAATTTTTTTGGACAGATTACAAAG GTATGGTCCTGTCCTTGAATCCGTTATCACAATTACTGAAGAATTAGCAtatcaacaagcaaaagaagctgATCAACTGCTTTCAAAAGGCAAATATTTGG GTCCTCTTCATGGGATTCCGTATGGTTTGAAGGACATTATTGCAGTACCAAACTATCCCACAACATGGGGCTCCAAATCTTTCAAAGATCAAGTTCTTGATCTCGAAGCTTGGGTTTATAAGAG GCTGAAATCTGCTGGTGCTGTTCTTGTTGCAAAATTAGTCGCTGGTTCTTTAGCATATGATGATATCTGGTTTGGCGGTAGAACAAGAAATCCATGGAATATGGAAGAATTTTCTACTGGTTCATCGGCAGGGCCAGCTTCCTGCACCTCAACAG GTATAGTTCCTTTTGCAATTGGTTCAGAAACTGTTGGGTCGATTACCTACCCAGCTGCTAGGTGTGGTGTTACTGCATTGCGGCCCACTTTTGGAGCTGTTGGTCGTACTGGAGTTATGAGCATATCTGAAAGCTTG GACAAACTAGGACCATTTTGTAGAAGTGCAGCAGATTGCGCTGTTGTTCTCGATGCCATCCTGGGAAAGGACCCAGATGATCTTTCATCCAGAGACATCGCGTTAGTTGATCCATTTTCAGTTGACATCACAAAACTCACTGTCGGTTATCTTGAGGACGCTGACAAGGAA GTTGTTAATGTACTTCAATCAAAGGGAGCGAAGATGGTTCCTTTTGATCTGAAATATACTGTTGACATTGCTCAAGGTATTGTCAACTTCACTATGGATGTTGACATGCTAGCCCACTTTGATGAGTGGCAACGCTCTAACAAGGATAATGAATTTGAAGCTGAAAACCAATGGCCTCTTGAACTTCGACGTGCCCGTGTAATAACTGCTGTAGACTATATTCAG GCACAGAGAGCTAGAAGCAAATTGATTCAGGAAGTCAGAGAAAGCTTCAAAGTTGACGCGTTTATTGGAGATGCAACTGATTGGGAGAAAGTTTGTGTGGGCAATCTAGTGGGTATGCCAGTAGTGGTGGTTCCAATAGGATTTAAGAAGATACCGAATGCTCCAACAGATGATACTCGCAGGAGGACAACAATCACTACAGGCATTTATGCTCCTCCCGACCATGATCATGTT GCTTTAGCACTGGCAATGGCTTATCAGTCAGTCACCAATCATCATAAGCAGCGTCCTCCAATTGATGATATTGGGCCAAACGATTCGATTCCAAACCCACCCACATCCATGATACCCGCAAGACAACTACGTGGTCATTAA
- the LOC107773602 gene encoding uncharacterized protein LOC107773602 isoform X1, translating into MQVRICRKLRKYLPQSTWGYYSRDLTSSGKLGPKNCGEHLEQAKNSFPVCKCGFDMLDAGFFNDCKKLEIQKGAQNFNIPIIGSNRKLVATENGGLHNPSPLVFNSVWNAKEVKQGTGKFNYPVYSGIQRPKNDEDIAFMSILELGQLLKEKLITSAELTGIFLDRLQRYGPVLESVITITEELAYQQAKEADQLLSKGKYLGPLHGIPYGLKDIIAVPNYPTTWGSKSFKDQVLDLEAWVYKRLKSAGAVLVAKLVAGSLAYDDIWFGGRTRNPWNMEEFSTGSSAGPASCTSTGIVPFAIGSETVGSITYPAARCGVTALRPTFGAVGRTGVMSISESLDKLGPFCRSAADCAVVLDAILGKDPDDLSSRDIALVDPFSVDITKLTVGYLEDADKEVVNVLQSKGAKMVPFDLKYTVDIAQGIVNFTMDVDMLAHFDEWQRSNKDNEFEAENQWPLELRRARVITAVDYIQAQRARSKLIQEVRESFKVDAFIGDATDWEKVCVGNLVGMPVVVVPIGFKKIPNAPTDDTRRRTTITTGIYAPPDHDHVALALAMAYQSVTNHHKQRPPIDDIGPNDSIPNPPTSMIPARQLRGH; encoded by the exons ATG CAGGTCAGAATTTGTAGAAAGTTACGCAAATATTTACCACAGAGCACCTGGGGTTATTATTCCAGGGACCTTACGTCAAG TGGGAAGTTGGGTCCTAAAAACTGCGGGGAACACTTGGAACAGGCCAAAAATAGTTTTCCAGTATGTAAATGTGGATTTGATATGTTGGACGCTGGTTTTTTCAATGACTGTAAG AAGCTTGAAATTCAAAAGGGTGCACAAAATTTTAACATTCCTATAATCGGAAGCAATAGGAAGTTAGTCGCTACTGAAAATGGAGGTCTACATAACCCTTCTCCTTTGGTTTTCAATTCTGTATGGAATGCGAAAGAAGTAAAGCAAGGAACAGGCAAGTTCAATTACCCTGTATACTCTGGTATTCAAAGGCCAAAAAATGATGAGGATATTGCTTTTATGAGT ATTCTTGAACTTGGGCAACTTCTAAAGGAAAAATTAATTACATCAGCGGAGCTAACTGGAATTTTTTTGGACAGATTACAAAG GTATGGTCCTGTCCTTGAATCCGTTATCACAATTACTGAAGAATTAGCAtatcaacaagcaaaagaagctgATCAACTGCTTTCAAAAGGCAAATATTTGG GTCCTCTTCATGGGATTCCGTATGGTTTGAAGGACATTATTGCAGTACCAAACTATCCCACAACATGGGGCTCCAAATCTTTCAAAGATCAAGTTCTTGATCTCGAAGCTTGGGTTTATAAGAG GCTGAAATCTGCTGGTGCTGTTCTTGTTGCAAAATTAGTCGCTGGTTCTTTAGCATATGATGATATCTGGTTTGGCGGTAGAACAAGAAATCCATGGAATATGGAAGAATTTTCTACTGGTTCATCGGCAGGGCCAGCTTCCTGCACCTCAACAG GTATAGTTCCTTTTGCAATTGGTTCAGAAACTGTTGGGTCGATTACCTACCCAGCTGCTAGGTGTGGTGTTACTGCATTGCGGCCCACTTTTGGAGCTGTTGGTCGTACTGGAGTTATGAGCATATCTGAAAGCTTG GACAAACTAGGACCATTTTGTAGAAGTGCAGCAGATTGCGCTGTTGTTCTCGATGCCATCCTGGGAAAGGACCCAGATGATCTTTCATCCAGAGACATCGCGTTAGTTGATCCATTTTCAGTTGACATCACAAAACTCACTGTCGGTTATCTTGAGGACGCTGACAAGGAA GTTGTTAATGTACTTCAATCAAAGGGAGCGAAGATGGTTCCTTTTGATCTGAAATATACTGTTGACATTGCTCAAGGTATTGTCAACTTCACTATGGATGTTGACATGCTAGCCCACTTTGATGAGTGGCAACGCTCTAACAAGGATAATGAATTTGAAGCTGAAAACCAATGGCCTCTTGAACTTCGACGTGCCCGTGTAATAACTGCTGTAGACTATATTCAG GCACAGAGAGCTAGAAGCAAATTGATTCAGGAAGTCAGAGAAAGCTTCAAAGTTGACGCGTTTATTGGAGATGCAACTGATTGGGAGAAAGTTTGTGTGGGCAATCTAGTGGGTATGCCAGTAGTGGTGGTTCCAATAGGATTTAAGAAGATACCGAATGCTCCAACAGATGATACTCGCAGGAGGACAACAATCACTACAGGCATTTATGCTCCTCCCGACCATGATCATGTT GCTTTAGCACTGGCAATGGCTTATCAGTCAGTCACCAATCATCATAAGCAGCGTCCTCCAATTGATGATATTGGGCCAAACGATTCGATTCCAAACCCACCCACATCCATGATACCCGCAAGACAACTACGTGGTCATTAA
- the LOC107773602 gene encoding uncharacterized protein LOC107773602 isoform X3 produces the protein MVRICRKLRKYLPQSTWGYYSRDLTSSGKLGPKNCGEHLEQAKNSFPVCKCGFDMLDAGFFNDCKKLEIQKGAQNFNIPIIGSNRKLVATENGGLHNPSPLVFNSVWNAKEVKQGTGKFNYPVYSGIQRPKNDEDIAFMSILELGQLLKEKLITSAELTGIFLDRLQRYGPVLESVITITEELAYQQAKEADQLLSKGKYLGPLHGIPYGLKDIIAVPNYPTTWGSKSFKDQVLDLEAWVYKRLKSAGAVLVAKLVAGSLAYDDIWFGGRTRNPWNMEEFSTGSSAGPASCTSTGIVPFAIGSETVGSITYPAARCGVTALRPTFGAVGRTGVMSISESLDKLGPFCRSAADCAVVLDAILGKDPDDLSSRDIALVDPFSVDITKLTVGYLEDADKEVVNVLQSKGAKMVPFDLKYTVDIAQGIVNFTMDVDMLAHFDEWQRSNKDNEFEAENQWPLELRRARVITAVDYIQAQRARSKLIQEVRESFKVDAFIGDATDWEKVCVGNLVGMPVVVVPIGFKKIPNAPTDDTRRRTTITTGIYAPPDHDHVALALAMAYQSVTNHHKQRPPIDDIGPNDSIPNPPTSMIPARQLRGH, from the exons ATG GTCAGAATTTGTAGAAAGTTACGCAAATATTTACCACAGAGCACCTGGGGTTATTATTCCAGGGACCTTACGTCAAG TGGGAAGTTGGGTCCTAAAAACTGCGGGGAACACTTGGAACAGGCCAAAAATAGTTTTCCAGTATGTAAATGTGGATTTGATATGTTGGACGCTGGTTTTTTCAATGACTGTAAG AAGCTTGAAATTCAAAAGGGTGCACAAAATTTTAACATTCCTATAATCGGAAGCAATAGGAAGTTAGTCGCTACTGAAAATGGAGGTCTACATAACCCTTCTCCTTTGGTTTTCAATTCTGTATGGAATGCGAAAGAAGTAAAGCAAGGAACAGGCAAGTTCAATTACCCTGTATACTCTGGTATTCAAAGGCCAAAAAATGATGAGGATATTGCTTTTATGAGT ATTCTTGAACTTGGGCAACTTCTAAAGGAAAAATTAATTACATCAGCGGAGCTAACTGGAATTTTTTTGGACAGATTACAAAG GTATGGTCCTGTCCTTGAATCCGTTATCACAATTACTGAAGAATTAGCAtatcaacaagcaaaagaagctgATCAACTGCTTTCAAAAGGCAAATATTTGG GTCCTCTTCATGGGATTCCGTATGGTTTGAAGGACATTATTGCAGTACCAAACTATCCCACAACATGGGGCTCCAAATCTTTCAAAGATCAAGTTCTTGATCTCGAAGCTTGGGTTTATAAGAG GCTGAAATCTGCTGGTGCTGTTCTTGTTGCAAAATTAGTCGCTGGTTCTTTAGCATATGATGATATCTGGTTTGGCGGTAGAACAAGAAATCCATGGAATATGGAAGAATTTTCTACTGGTTCATCGGCAGGGCCAGCTTCCTGCACCTCAACAG GTATAGTTCCTTTTGCAATTGGTTCAGAAACTGTTGGGTCGATTACCTACCCAGCTGCTAGGTGTGGTGTTACTGCATTGCGGCCCACTTTTGGAGCTGTTGGTCGTACTGGAGTTATGAGCATATCTGAAAGCTTG GACAAACTAGGACCATTTTGTAGAAGTGCAGCAGATTGCGCTGTTGTTCTCGATGCCATCCTGGGAAAGGACCCAGATGATCTTTCATCCAGAGACATCGCGTTAGTTGATCCATTTTCAGTTGACATCACAAAACTCACTGTCGGTTATCTTGAGGACGCTGACAAGGAA GTTGTTAATGTACTTCAATCAAAGGGAGCGAAGATGGTTCCTTTTGATCTGAAATATACTGTTGACATTGCTCAAGGTATTGTCAACTTCACTATGGATGTTGACATGCTAGCCCACTTTGATGAGTGGCAACGCTCTAACAAGGATAATGAATTTGAAGCTGAAAACCAATGGCCTCTTGAACTTCGACGTGCCCGTGTAATAACTGCTGTAGACTATATTCAG GCACAGAGAGCTAGAAGCAAATTGATTCAGGAAGTCAGAGAAAGCTTCAAAGTTGACGCGTTTATTGGAGATGCAACTGATTGGGAGAAAGTTTGTGTGGGCAATCTAGTGGGTATGCCAGTAGTGGTGGTTCCAATAGGATTTAAGAAGATACCGAATGCTCCAACAGATGATACTCGCAGGAGGACAACAATCACTACAGGCATTTATGCTCCTCCCGACCATGATCATGTT GCTTTAGCACTGGCAATGGCTTATCAGTCAGTCACCAATCATCATAAGCAGCGTCCTCCAATTGATGATATTGGGCCAAACGATTCGATTCCAAACCCACCCACATCCATGATACCCGCAAGACAACTACGTGGTCATTAA
- the LOC107773602 gene encoding uncharacterized protein LOC107773602 isoform X2, whose protein sequence is MLNSNVTPISSSLFPLEYWVLPAFPQICGKLGPKNCGEHLEQAKNSFPVCKCGFDMLDAGFFNDCKKLEIQKGAQNFNIPIIGSNRKLVATENGGLHNPSPLVFNSVWNAKEVKQGTGKFNYPVYSGIQRPKNDEDIAFMSILELGQLLKEKLITSAELTGIFLDRLQRYGPVLESVITITEELAYQQAKEADQLLSKGKYLGPLHGIPYGLKDIIAVPNYPTTWGSKSFKDQVLDLEAWVYKRLKSAGAVLVAKLVAGSLAYDDIWFGGRTRNPWNMEEFSTGSSAGPASCTSTGIVPFAIGSETVGSITYPAARCGVTALRPTFGAVGRTGVMSISESLDKLGPFCRSAADCAVVLDAILGKDPDDLSSRDIALVDPFSVDITKLTVGYLEDADKEVVNVLQSKGAKMVPFDLKYTVDIAQGIVNFTMDVDMLAHFDEWQRSNKDNEFEAENQWPLELRRARVITAVDYIQAQRARSKLIQEVRESFKVDAFIGDATDWEKVCVGNLVGMPVVVVPIGFKKIPNAPTDDTRRRTTITTGIYAPPDHDHVALALAMAYQSVTNHHKQRPPIDDIGPNDSIPNPPTSMIPARQLRGH, encoded by the exons ATGTTAAACAGCAACGTAACTCCAATTTCTTCTTCATTATTCCCATTAGAATATTGGGTTTTGCCTGCATTTCCACAAATATG TGGGAAGTTGGGTCCTAAAAACTGCGGGGAACACTTGGAACAGGCCAAAAATAGTTTTCCAGTATGTAAATGTGGATTTGATATGTTGGACGCTGGTTTTTTCAATGACTGTAAG AAGCTTGAAATTCAAAAGGGTGCACAAAATTTTAACATTCCTATAATCGGAAGCAATAGGAAGTTAGTCGCTACTGAAAATGGAGGTCTACATAACCCTTCTCCTTTGGTTTTCAATTCTGTATGGAATGCGAAAGAAGTAAAGCAAGGAACAGGCAAGTTCAATTACCCTGTATACTCTGGTATTCAAAGGCCAAAAAATGATGAGGATATTGCTTTTATGAGT ATTCTTGAACTTGGGCAACTTCTAAAGGAAAAATTAATTACATCAGCGGAGCTAACTGGAATTTTTTTGGACAGATTACAAAG GTATGGTCCTGTCCTTGAATCCGTTATCACAATTACTGAAGAATTAGCAtatcaacaagcaaaagaagctgATCAACTGCTTTCAAAAGGCAAATATTTGG GTCCTCTTCATGGGATTCCGTATGGTTTGAAGGACATTATTGCAGTACCAAACTATCCCACAACATGGGGCTCCAAATCTTTCAAAGATCAAGTTCTTGATCTCGAAGCTTGGGTTTATAAGAG GCTGAAATCTGCTGGTGCTGTTCTTGTTGCAAAATTAGTCGCTGGTTCTTTAGCATATGATGATATCTGGTTTGGCGGTAGAACAAGAAATCCATGGAATATGGAAGAATTTTCTACTGGTTCATCGGCAGGGCCAGCTTCCTGCACCTCAACAG GTATAGTTCCTTTTGCAATTGGTTCAGAAACTGTTGGGTCGATTACCTACCCAGCTGCTAGGTGTGGTGTTACTGCATTGCGGCCCACTTTTGGAGCTGTTGGTCGTACTGGAGTTATGAGCATATCTGAAAGCTTG GACAAACTAGGACCATTTTGTAGAAGTGCAGCAGATTGCGCTGTTGTTCTCGATGCCATCCTGGGAAAGGACCCAGATGATCTTTCATCCAGAGACATCGCGTTAGTTGATCCATTTTCAGTTGACATCACAAAACTCACTGTCGGTTATCTTGAGGACGCTGACAAGGAA GTTGTTAATGTACTTCAATCAAAGGGAGCGAAGATGGTTCCTTTTGATCTGAAATATACTGTTGACATTGCTCAAGGTATTGTCAACTTCACTATGGATGTTGACATGCTAGCCCACTTTGATGAGTGGCAACGCTCTAACAAGGATAATGAATTTGAAGCTGAAAACCAATGGCCTCTTGAACTTCGACGTGCCCGTGTAATAACTGCTGTAGACTATATTCAG GCACAGAGAGCTAGAAGCAAATTGATTCAGGAAGTCAGAGAAAGCTTCAAAGTTGACGCGTTTATTGGAGATGCAACTGATTGGGAGAAAGTTTGTGTGGGCAATCTAGTGGGTATGCCAGTAGTGGTGGTTCCAATAGGATTTAAGAAGATACCGAATGCTCCAACAGATGATACTCGCAGGAGGACAACAATCACTACAGGCATTTATGCTCCTCCCGACCATGATCATGTT GCTTTAGCACTGGCAATGGCTTATCAGTCAGTCACCAATCATCATAAGCAGCGTCCTCCAATTGATGATATTGGGCCAAACGATTCGATTCCAAACCCACCCACATCCATGATACCCGCAAGACAACTACGTGGTCATTAA
- the LOC107773602 gene encoding uncharacterized protein LOC107773602 isoform X5 → MLDAGFFNDCKKLEIQKGAQNFNIPIIGSNRKLVATENGGLHNPSPLVFNSVWNAKEVKQGTGKFNYPVYSGIQRPKNDEDIAFMSILELGQLLKEKLITSAELTGIFLDRLQRYGPVLESVITITEELAYQQAKEADQLLSKGKYLGPLHGIPYGLKDIIAVPNYPTTWGSKSFKDQVLDLEAWVYKRLKSAGAVLVAKLVAGSLAYDDIWFGGRTRNPWNMEEFSTGSSAGPASCTSTGIVPFAIGSETVGSITYPAARCGVTALRPTFGAVGRTGVMSISESLDKLGPFCRSAADCAVVLDAILGKDPDDLSSRDIALVDPFSVDITKLTVGYLEDADKEVVNVLQSKGAKMVPFDLKYTVDIAQGIVNFTMDVDMLAHFDEWQRSNKDNEFEAENQWPLELRRARVITAVDYIQAQRARSKLIQEVRESFKVDAFIGDATDWEKVCVGNLVGMPVVVVPIGFKKIPNAPTDDTRRRTTITTGIYAPPDHDHVALALAMAYQSVTNHHKQRPPIDDIGPNDSIPNPPTSMIPARQLRGH, encoded by the exons ATGTTGGACGCTGGTTTTTTCAATGACTGTAAG AAGCTTGAAATTCAAAAGGGTGCACAAAATTTTAACATTCCTATAATCGGAAGCAATAGGAAGTTAGTCGCTACTGAAAATGGAGGTCTACATAACCCTTCTCCTTTGGTTTTCAATTCTGTATGGAATGCGAAAGAAGTAAAGCAAGGAACAGGCAAGTTCAATTACCCTGTATACTCTGGTATTCAAAGGCCAAAAAATGATGAGGATATTGCTTTTATGAGT ATTCTTGAACTTGGGCAACTTCTAAAGGAAAAATTAATTACATCAGCGGAGCTAACTGGAATTTTTTTGGACAGATTACAAAG GTATGGTCCTGTCCTTGAATCCGTTATCACAATTACTGAAGAATTAGCAtatcaacaagcaaaagaagctgATCAACTGCTTTCAAAAGGCAAATATTTGG GTCCTCTTCATGGGATTCCGTATGGTTTGAAGGACATTATTGCAGTACCAAACTATCCCACAACATGGGGCTCCAAATCTTTCAAAGATCAAGTTCTTGATCTCGAAGCTTGGGTTTATAAGAG GCTGAAATCTGCTGGTGCTGTTCTTGTTGCAAAATTAGTCGCTGGTTCTTTAGCATATGATGATATCTGGTTTGGCGGTAGAACAAGAAATCCATGGAATATGGAAGAATTTTCTACTGGTTCATCGGCAGGGCCAGCTTCCTGCACCTCAACAG GTATAGTTCCTTTTGCAATTGGTTCAGAAACTGTTGGGTCGATTACCTACCCAGCTGCTAGGTGTGGTGTTACTGCATTGCGGCCCACTTTTGGAGCTGTTGGTCGTACTGGAGTTATGAGCATATCTGAAAGCTTG GACAAACTAGGACCATTTTGTAGAAGTGCAGCAGATTGCGCTGTTGTTCTCGATGCCATCCTGGGAAAGGACCCAGATGATCTTTCATCCAGAGACATCGCGTTAGTTGATCCATTTTCAGTTGACATCACAAAACTCACTGTCGGTTATCTTGAGGACGCTGACAAGGAA GTTGTTAATGTACTTCAATCAAAGGGAGCGAAGATGGTTCCTTTTGATCTGAAATATACTGTTGACATTGCTCAAGGTATTGTCAACTTCACTATGGATGTTGACATGCTAGCCCACTTTGATGAGTGGCAACGCTCTAACAAGGATAATGAATTTGAAGCTGAAAACCAATGGCCTCTTGAACTTCGACGTGCCCGTGTAATAACTGCTGTAGACTATATTCAG GCACAGAGAGCTAGAAGCAAATTGATTCAGGAAGTCAGAGAAAGCTTCAAAGTTGACGCGTTTATTGGAGATGCAACTGATTGGGAGAAAGTTTGTGTGGGCAATCTAGTGGGTATGCCAGTAGTGGTGGTTCCAATAGGATTTAAGAAGATACCGAATGCTCCAACAGATGATACTCGCAGGAGGACAACAATCACTACAGGCATTTATGCTCCTCCCGACCATGATCATGTT GCTTTAGCACTGGCAATGGCTTATCAGTCAGTCACCAATCATCATAAGCAGCGTCCTCCAATTGATGATATTGGGCCAAACGATTCGATTCCAAACCCACCCACATCCATGATACCCGCAAGACAACTACGTGGTCATTAA